The sequence GGTCGTGGCCTCCATCCTGATGATCGCGGCCAACGTGGTCCTGGTCCGGTTGATCTTCTTCATCTTCCCCGAGGCGGCAGGGTGACGGACGGCGCTCCTGCCATCCGCCTCGAGCATGTCTCGAAGGCGTTCGGCTCGTTCCGCGTCCTCGACGACGTCTCGCTCACGATACCGCGGGGCGATGCAACCGTCGTGCTCGGCCGGAGCGGCACCGGCAAGAGCGTCATGCTCAAGCACGTGGTCGGCCTGCTGCAGCCCGATGCCGGCCACGTCTTCGTCGGGGAGACGGACATCACGACGCTGTCGCCGGCCGAGCTCTCGACGGTTCGCCGGCAGGTCGGCTTCCTCTTTCAGAACGCGGCGCTGTTCGATTCGATCACGGTGGGCGAGAACGTCGCCTTTCCGATGCGCCGCCACGGCGACTGGCCGGAACGGACGGTGCGGGAACGCGTGGCGCAGAAGCTGGCCGCGGTCGGCCTGGAGCATGCCGCGGACCTGATGCCGTCCGCGCTCTCCGGCGGCATGCGCAAGCGGGCCGGCCTGGCGCGGGCGATGGCGCTCGATCCGATGGTCCTGCTGGTGGACGAGCCGAGCGCCGGACTGGATCCGATCACGTCCGACGAGATCGACATGCTGCTGGTGCGCGTCAAGGAGGATCTGGGCACGACGCTCATCGTCGTGACGCACAACATCCCGAGCGCCCGGCGGATCGGCGACACGCTGCTGTTCCTGCACCAGGGCCGGGTCCTGGCGCGGGGCACGGTGGCCGAAATGGATCGAAACGAGCACCCGATGGTGCGCCAGTTCATGAGATCGGAAGCAGGCGGGTAGAGCCTGCCCGCAGGTCGAAGGAAGGAGATCAACGATGGGTTCCCCACGCCTGGCGCTGGTTGGCGCGTTCGTTATCGGCGGATTGTTGCTGTTCGCGGTCGGACTGTTCATGATCGGCGACCGCCGATTGCTTTTCACCGAGAGCTTCGAAGCGGTCGCGGACTTCGGCAACGTGAACGGCGTCGAGGTGGGCACGTCCGTCCGCCTGTCGGGGCTGGCGGCGGGTGAGGTGATTGCTCTCACGCTGCCCCCGGATCCCGGCGGGCGCTTCCTCGTCAGGATGCGCATCCGGGAGGATCTGCGCCCGCTGATCCGGACCGATTCGGAAGCGGCGATCCTGACCGACGGGCTGCTGGGCGCGGCGTTCATCGAACTCCGGTCCGGAAGCCCCGATGCGCCGACGCTGGAGGACGGCGGCACGATGCAGGGGATCGACGCGGTGCAGGTGGCCGACCTGATAGCCGAGGGGCGCGAGACCTTCCGCGTCGTCGCCGACGAAATGGTCGCCATGCAGGGCCGGGTCCAGGGAACCTTCGACGACCTGGGCGAGACGGTCGACGCCACGACCGAGC is a genomic window of Acidobacteriota bacterium containing:
- a CDS encoding ABC transporter ATP-binding protein yields the protein MTDGAPAIRLEHVSKAFGSFRVLDDVSLTIPRGDATVVLGRSGTGKSVMLKHVVGLLQPDAGHVFVGETDITTLSPAELSTVRRQVGFLFQNAALFDSITVGENVAFPMRRHGDWPERTVRERVAQKLAAVGLEHAADLMPSALSGGMRKRAGLARAMALDPMVLLVDEPSAGLDPITSDEIDMLLVRVKEDLGTTLIVVTHNIPSARRIGDTLLFLHQGRVLARGTVAEMDRNEHPMVRQFMRSEAGG